One Myxosarcina sp. GI1 genomic window carries:
- a CDS encoding 2Fe-2S iron-sulfur cluster-binding protein yields the protein MSKTYTVEIKHQGKTKTIEVSESQTILQAATDAGMDLPYSCSAGVCTTCAAQIVSGEVEQSEGMGVSPELQAEGYALLCVSYPRSDIKLETEKEEAVYQRQFGQPS from the coding sequence ATGTCTAAAACCTACACTGTTGAAATCAAACATCAAGGTAAAACTAAAACTATTGAAGTTTCTGAATCCCAAACTATATTGCAAGCTGCAACTGATGCAGGAATGGATTTACCATATTCTTGTAGTGCTGGCGTTTGCACTACCTGCGCCGCTCAAATTGTTTCTGGCGAGGTCGAACAAAGTGAAGGCATGGGAGTATCTCCAGAATTACAGGCTGAAGGTTATGCTCTTTTATGCGTTTCCTATCCACGTTCCGATATTAAACTAGAAACTGAAAAAGAAGAAGCAGTATATCAAAGGCAGTTCGGACAGCCATCTTAA
- a CDS encoding squalene/phytoene synthase family protein, which yields MDFRTQALEILKQNSRTFYIPIARLPGKLQDAVASAYLCMRAIDEIEDSSQLDNRTKARLLRSISLGLQATVDRDNYSHIASELELYSHDLPEVSLRVGEWAVFAPESIAPRIWDATASMADRMAYWAENNWQIETEADLDRYTFSVAGSVGLLLSDLWAWYDGTKTNRSHAIGFGRGLQAVNIVRNQQDDLKRGVSFFPINWSDRDMQAYARRQLKLAQLYTNALPRNSPALDFCQIPLILANGTLEAIALGKVKLSRSDVLSLVENAKMKLA from the coding sequence ATGGATTTTCGGACTCAAGCTTTAGAAATCCTAAAACAAAACAGTAGAACTTTTTATATTCCCATCGCCCGCTTACCTGGAAAGCTACAGGATGCAGTAGCATCGGCTTACTTGTGCATGCGAGCGATCGATGAGATTGAAGACAGTAGCCAATTAGACAATCGAACCAAAGCCAGACTGTTGCGGAGTATTAGCCTGGGACTGCAAGCAACTGTCGATCGCGACAATTATAGTCATATTGCATCCGAGTTAGAACTTTATAGTCATGACCTACCAGAAGTATCGCTGCGAGTTGGAGAATGGGCGGTTTTTGCTCCTGAAAGTATTGCGCCTCGTATTTGGGATGCTACGGCATCAATGGCAGATAGGATGGCTTACTGGGCGGAAAACAATTGGCAGATTGAAACTGAAGCAGATTTAGATCGCTATACCTTTAGCGTAGCTGGTTCTGTGGGTTTATTACTGTCCGATCTTTGGGCTTGGTACGATGGCACTAAAACCAATCGCTCTCATGCCATTGGTTTTGGACGTGGCTTACAAGCAGTTAATATCGTTCGCAATCAGCAGGACGATCTAAAACGCGGAGTTAGTTTTTTTCCTATTAACTGGAGCGATCGCGATATGCAGGCTTACGCTCGTCGTCAGCTTAAGTTAGCTCAACTCTATACTAATGCTTTACCTAGAAACAGTCCCGCTTTGGACTTTTGCCAGATTCCTTTAATACTGGCTAACGGTACTTTAGAAGCGATCGCTTTGGGAAAAGTCAAGCTCAGTCGTAGCGATGTTTTAAGTTTAGTCGAGAACGCTAAGATGAAATTGGCTTAA